In one window of Posidoniimonas corsicana DNA:
- a CDS encoding tetratricopeptide repeat protein has protein sequence MRRIENETVGWARTRTRFAAGLLAWLLASGALAGRPFTPESDGQVLETLPKALLAEQGALTALRRRLSDDPSDRELAVEVAERYVSLGKQQSDPRYYGYAQAALAPWWSQEAPPPDVLLLRAKIKERDHRYDDAIADLRLLLEGAPRNVQAWVELTNLYRVQGRLDEARQACENLSGFADAASVMFCGVPVQAATGQAEEAYAALGRILPVARDRWTDALPWVLTMQAEVARALGKNDEAQRHYREGLELHPDDTYLLRAYADFLLDRGREDEVLPLLRDHTSDTGVLLRAAIAADRLGRADAARDWSGQLESRFEEIRLRGGEPHGRYESRYALELQKQPKQALGLALANWQKQREVRDSRNVLEAALAADDPSAASPVLAFLRRYNTQDVDLQRLVDQLEAAE, from the coding sequence TTGCGGCGCATCGAGAACGAAACTGTTGGGTGGGCACGAACGCGGACGCGGTTCGCCGCCGGGCTGCTGGCCTGGTTGCTCGCCAGCGGAGCGCTGGCGGGCCGACCGTTTACGCCCGAGAGCGACGGCCAGGTGCTCGAGACGCTCCCCAAGGCGTTGCTCGCCGAGCAGGGCGCGCTGACAGCGCTCCGCCGGCGGCTGTCTGACGACCCCAGCGACCGCGAGCTGGCGGTCGAGGTGGCCGAGCGGTATGTATCGCTGGGCAAGCAGCAGTCCGACCCCCGCTACTACGGCTACGCCCAGGCCGCCCTCGCCCCCTGGTGGTCGCAGGAGGCCCCGCCGCCCGACGTGCTGCTCTTGCGGGCGAAGATTAAGGAACGCGACCACCGCTACGATGACGCCATCGCCGACCTGCGGCTGCTGCTGGAGGGCGCGCCGCGGAACGTCCAGGCGTGGGTGGAGCTGACGAACCTGTACCGCGTGCAGGGCCGCCTCGATGAAGCGCGGCAGGCGTGCGAGAACCTATCCGGCTTCGCCGACGCCGCGTCCGTTATGTTTTGCGGTGTCCCGGTGCAGGCGGCGACCGGCCAGGCGGAGGAGGCCTACGCCGCCCTCGGCCGCATCCTGCCGGTGGCGCGCGACCGCTGGACCGACGCGCTGCCGTGGGTGCTGACCATGCAGGCGGAGGTCGCGCGGGCGCTTGGTAAGAACGATGAGGCCCAACGCCACTACCGCGAGGGGCTGGAACTCCACCCCGACGACACCTACCTGCTGCGGGCGTACGCCGACTTCCTGCTGGACCGGGGCCGCGAAGACGAGGTGCTGCCGCTGCTGCGTGACCACACCAGCGACACCGGCGTGCTGCTGCGGGCGGCGATCGCCGCCGACCGGCTGGGGCGTGCGGACGCGGCCAGGGACTGGAGCGGGCAGCTAGAGAGCCGCTTCGAGGAGATCCGCCTGCGGGGCGGCGAGCCCCACGGGCGGTACGAGTCACGCTACGCGTTGGAGCTCCAGAAGCAGCCGAAGCAGGCGCTCGGGCTGGCGCTGGCCAACTGGCAAAAGCAGCGCGAGGTTCGCGACAGCCGCAACGTGCTGGAGGCGGCCCTCGCCGCCGACGACCCGTCCGCCGCGTCGCCCGTGCTGGCGTTCCTAAGGCGGTACAACACACAAGACGTCGACCTGCAGCGGCTGGTCGACCAACTGGAGGCGGCCGAGTGA
- a CDS encoding HupE/UreJ family protein, giving the protein MTSLRNSVLRFTIAASALLTCVPALAHKPSDSYLRLTGGGERLEVEWDIALKDLEFLIGLDDNQDGDITWGELKAKQPAIAARALSRLNLSADGHACELAVRTLQVNHHSDGAYAVLSIETDAPGDAAELEIRYSLLFDVDPTHRGLVLYQGGGATSTHVLSPEEPTLSLHTGDASLLDAFVDYTREGVWHIWIGYDHILFLLSLLLPAVLVREDRRWRPVDSFRPACRSVVKIVTVFTLAHSITLWLAVTEYVTLPSAMVEATIALSIIVTAINNLWPVLPLSGWMIAFGFGLVHGFGFANVLIDLGLSSATLAVALLGFNVGVELGQLAIVLVFFPIAYLLRDTEFYRWVVLRAGSVLIATVAAIWLYERVANVEILGF; this is encoded by the coding sequence GTGACCAGCCTCCGCAACTCGGTGCTGCGGTTCACAATCGCCGCGTCCGCCCTGCTGACCTGCGTCCCGGCGCTGGCCCACAAGCCGAGCGACAGCTACCTGCGCCTGACCGGCGGTGGGGAGCGGCTGGAGGTCGAGTGGGACATCGCCCTGAAGGACCTCGAGTTCCTGATCGGGTTGGACGACAACCAGGATGGCGACATCACCTGGGGAGAGCTCAAGGCGAAGCAGCCGGCCATCGCCGCCCGGGCGCTGAGCCGTCTCAACTTGTCGGCCGACGGACACGCGTGCGAGTTGGCGGTCCGCACCTTGCAGGTCAACCACCACAGCGACGGCGCGTACGCCGTGCTGTCCATCGAGACCGACGCCCCGGGCGACGCCGCGGAGCTCGAGATCCGCTACAGCCTGCTGTTCGACGTTGACCCGACCCACCGCGGCCTGGTGCTCTACCAGGGCGGCGGCGCGACCAGCACCCACGTGCTCAGCCCGGAGGAGCCCACGCTCTCCCTCCACACGGGCGACGCCAGCCTGCTCGACGCGTTTGTCGACTACACCCGCGAGGGCGTGTGGCACATCTGGATCGGGTACGACCACATCCTGTTCCTGCTGTCGCTCCTGCTGCCGGCCGTGCTGGTTCGCGAGGATCGCCGTTGGCGGCCGGTCGATTCGTTCCGCCCGGCGTGCCGTTCGGTCGTGAAGATCGTCACGGTCTTCACGCTGGCGCACTCCATCACGCTGTGGCTGGCGGTGACCGAGTATGTCACGCTGCCCAGCGCCATGGTTGAGGCGACGATCGCGCTGTCGATCATCGTGACCGCGATCAACAACCTGTGGCCGGTGCTGCCGTTGTCGGGGTGGATGATCGCGTTCGGGTTCGGCCTGGTGCACGGCTTCGGCTTCGCCAACGTGCTGATCGACCTGGGCCTGTCGAGCGCAACCTTGGCCGTGGCGCTGCTCGGGTTCAACGTAGGGGTGGAGCTCGGCCAGCTTGCGATCGTGTTGGTTTTCTTCCCGATCGCGTACCTGCTGCGCGACACGGAATTCTATCGCTGGGTGGTGCTACGGGCCGGTTCCGTGCTGATTGCTACCGTGGCGGCGATCTGGCTGTACGAGCGGGTGGCGAACGTCGAGATCCTCGGCTTCTAG
- a CDS encoding DUF4331 family protein — MLKLPITTLAALAMCAAAGRLDAADHLDAPSLSGAGQVDINDLYAFQSPANPSNSVLVMTVNPLSGVLSPRTFDPSVAYEFAIDYDGDAVEDLTYSASFAPAAGGVQAYTVTRSAGGAYAGVTGGSTTVGGVQVSAGQYDDPFFFDLNGFNETLDGTGGFTGEDFFAGADVSAIVLEVPSADLINPTTMDSNIAVWARTVDSGGMQLDRIGRPAINTVLISGDARKEAFNAGAPMDDPSEFGAEVQARIEALNGGDTATAMSLTGVLLPDVLTFDTASADGFLNGRGLADDVIDAELGLLTNNAITTDMVDGNDAAFLNVFPYLAPANVPEPAAATLLLMATLGMLQRRRR; from the coding sequence ATGTTGAAACTCCCGATCACAACTCTCGCAGCCTTAGCGATGTGCGCGGCCGCCGGCCGGCTCGACGCCGCCGACCACCTCGACGCACCATCGCTGTCGGGCGCCGGCCAGGTCGACATTAATGACCTGTACGCCTTCCAGTCGCCCGCCAACCCGTCGAACTCCGTGCTGGTGATGACGGTGAACCCGCTGTCCGGCGTGCTGAGCCCGAGGACGTTCGACCCGTCGGTCGCGTACGAGTTCGCCATCGACTACGACGGCGACGCCGTCGAAGACCTGACCTACTCCGCGTCGTTCGCCCCGGCGGCCGGCGGCGTGCAGGCCTACACCGTCACCCGCTCGGCGGGCGGCGCGTACGCCGGCGTCACCGGCGGCAGCACCACGGTCGGCGGCGTGCAGGTTTCGGCCGGCCAGTACGACGACCCGTTCTTCTTCGACCTCAACGGGTTTAACGAAACGCTCGACGGAACCGGCGGCTTCACGGGCGAAGACTTCTTCGCCGGCGCCGACGTGTCCGCCATCGTGCTGGAGGTCCCCAGCGCCGACCTGATCAACCCAACCACGATGGACTCGAACATCGCCGTCTGGGCCCGCACGGTCGACAGCGGGGGGATGCAGCTCGACCGCATCGGCCGGCCTGCCATCAACACCGTGCTGATCTCTGGCGACGCCCGCAAGGAGGCGTTCAACGCCGGTGCGCCGATGGACGACCCCAGCGAGTTCGGCGCCGAGGTCCAGGCCCGCATCGAGGCCCTCAACGGCGGCGACACGGCCACCGCGATGAGCCTGACCGGCGTGCTGCTGCCGGACGTGCTGACGTTCGACACCGCCAGCGCCGACGGGTTCCTCAACGGCCGCGGCCTGGCCGACGACGTCATCGACGCCGAGCTGGGCCTGCTGACCAACAACGCCATCACCACCGACATGGTCGACGGCAACGATGCGGCCTTCCTGAACGTGTTCCCCTACCTGGCGCCGGCCAACGTGCCGGAGCCAGCGGCCGCGACGCTGCTGCTGATGGCCACGCTGGGAATGCTGCAGCGCCGCCGCAGGTAG
- a CDS encoding LamG-like jellyroll fold domain-containing protein, which produces MRYRYRLALLLAVGGVCWAGQRAAGQSYRVERVASGLQQPVYMDQAPGDPSNIIYYMTRTTMGGANAGNGTHGSLWRYDMNTRAATEVLNLSHRSLTLDLGPQGFAFHPDFNNPGTDGYQKIYVSSAATGGPVNYVEEYAASGPGGTVPTGGGGLPVVSRTLLEYTNVFGDNNHVVDWIGFDPRAYEAPIGSPERNYLYISAGDGSNGRPADQRPEQKSDIVQGKLLRIDVDPNKADFYPADPQKNFAIPDTNPIPLWNATHDANNQLVGTTLNYTGPTQSVSYSPALPELYFTGTRNTFRMSIDRQTGDFWSGDVGEIQREEINFLPADPYDGSQVPYDFGFPQVEGTGVFVNRSNGDTSIQWDLSGGGSVTVDSVNPIQEGPHGQLNVGSTAGDEEIRSTPRSAYIGGYVYRGPIQELQGKYFYSDFVQGNIFSLDFDTSTPIEDFSGSNQNLVEVPTDNGSVMLASLGTREVVLNRNLNSLWHTLMVDPQDPTYTPALGDDFGIGRVVSFGEDNAGNLYIIDMGGQRGNAGFGNDYPGGATGQIFRVVPNLQVFVTVDRVTGALTFSNEAGEPVDVLGYQVTSGAGALNPDALTPITGRLDNSGTGSGEVDGVNAWEVTSAEGDNTLFSEASTGTAASLAAGQSFALSPAGGWVQSIYEDLILEVTLDGGATVQAQVAYVGNSGAPFDRGDLDFDGALDPDDWNLFRSNFFSEFDGLTVAESYGLGDLDGDGDNDHDDFLLFKADYTAANGAAAFAGLLQAPEPGAALLASVAVAFGCARRRRQRSASPVSLLTLAVAAGVAGLAGGDAEAALTHQYTFNSGLTDSVGGVDGQAFGAAAVDGQGKLSLPGGSGDYVGFDASQIGISSYTDLTIETWFTADNHQTWARLFDYGDRSVANEGYVYYSPQSGLGGNPALARFTTQADITAITSASPPTGVQHHLAFVIDDNANGGADQFSVYLNGVLAGTTAHNKSLSDVIDTNAFLGRSTFVGNDPFFDGSIDEFRIYDHALSASEVDQNFLAGPTPVASMVLYVNTISGDLTLSTTDASPVSIDYYAVRSAAGALSTTGWVSLDDQGLGAGAGPGQGWEEADLSDPTELGELYLLGTSPVAGDAPLPLGAAYDPSVFGAGAPGDLIFEFGLQGAKAIAGQVVYVARAPGDYNNDGATDAADYTVWRDSLGATGLAPFTSADGNGDGRVTQEDYAVWRDSYGLTAAGAAAQAAPEPMAAGLTALMAISFSLTQRTRVGC; this is translated from the coding sequence ATGCGGTACCGGTACAGGTTGGCTTTGTTGTTGGCGGTAGGCGGCGTTTGTTGGGCCGGGCAGCGCGCGGCCGGCCAGAGCTACCGTGTCGAGCGGGTCGCGTCCGGCCTGCAGCAGCCGGTCTACATGGACCAGGCGCCGGGCGACCCGTCCAACATCATCTACTACATGACGCGGACCACCATGGGCGGCGCGAACGCCGGCAACGGCACGCACGGCAGCCTCTGGCGGTACGACATGAACACCAGGGCCGCCACCGAGGTCCTCAACCTCAGCCACCGCAGCCTGACGCTCGACCTCGGCCCGCAGGGCTTCGCCTTCCACCCGGACTTCAACAACCCGGGCACGGACGGCTACCAGAAGATCTACGTGTCGTCGGCGGCCACCGGCGGGCCGGTCAACTACGTGGAGGAGTACGCCGCCAGCGGGCCGGGCGGCACGGTCCCCACGGGCGGCGGCGGGCTGCCGGTCGTCAGCCGTACGCTGCTGGAGTACACCAACGTGTTCGGCGACAACAACCACGTGGTCGACTGGATAGGCTTCGACCCCCGCGCGTACGAAGCGCCGATCGGGTCGCCGGAGCGCAACTACCTGTACATCTCCGCCGGCGACGGCTCCAACGGCCGCCCAGCGGACCAGCGCCCGGAGCAGAAGTCGGACATCGTGCAGGGCAAGCTGCTGAGGATCGACGTCGACCCGAACAAGGCGGACTTCTACCCCGCCGACCCGCAGAAGAACTTCGCGATCCCGGACACCAACCCGATCCCGCTGTGGAACGCCACGCACGACGCCAACAACCAGCTGGTCGGCACCACGCTCAACTACACCGGCCCGACCCAGTCGGTCAGCTACTCGCCGGCGCTGCCTGAGCTCTACTTCACCGGCACGCGGAACACCTTCCGCATGAGCATCGATCGCCAGACCGGCGACTTCTGGTCCGGCGACGTCGGCGAGATCCAGCGCGAGGAGATCAACTTCCTGCCCGCCGACCCGTACGACGGCTCGCAGGTCCCCTACGACTTTGGTTTCCCACAGGTGGAGGGGACGGGCGTGTTCGTGAACCGCTCCAACGGCGACACCAGCATCCAGTGGGACCTGTCCGGCGGCGGTTCGGTGACGGTCGACAGCGTCAACCCGATCCAGGAGGGCCCCCACGGTCAGCTGAACGTGGGCTCCACCGCCGGCGATGAAGAGATCCGCAGCACGCCGCGCAGCGCGTACATCGGCGGCTACGTCTATCGCGGCCCGATCCAGGAACTGCAGGGCAAGTACTTCTACTCCGACTTTGTGCAGGGCAACATCTTCTCGCTCGACTTCGACACGAGCACGCCGATCGAGGACTTCAGCGGCTCGAACCAGAACCTGGTGGAGGTCCCGACCGACAACGGGAGTGTGATGCTTGCCTCGCTGGGCACACGCGAGGTGGTGCTCAACCGCAACCTCAACTCGCTGTGGCACACGCTGATGGTCGACCCCCAGGACCCGACCTACACCCCCGCCCTGGGCGACGACTTCGGCATCGGCCGCGTGGTTTCGTTTGGCGAGGACAACGCGGGCAACCTGTACATCATCGACATGGGCGGCCAACGCGGCAACGCGGGCTTCGGCAACGACTACCCCGGCGGCGCCACCGGGCAGATCTTCCGCGTCGTGCCCAACCTGCAGGTATTCGTTACCGTCGACCGCGTCACCGGGGCGCTCACGTTCAGCAACGAGGCGGGCGAGCCGGTCGACGTCCTGGGCTACCAGGTCACCTCCGGCGCCGGCGCCCTCAATCCCGACGCGCTGACGCCGATTACCGGACGGCTCGACAACAGCGGCACGGGAAGCGGTGAAGTCGACGGCGTCAACGCGTGGGAGGTCACGTCGGCCGAAGGCGACAACACGCTGTTCAGCGAGGCCTCCACGGGGACGGCTGCGTCGCTGGCGGCGGGGCAGTCGTTCGCGCTCAGCCCGGCGGGCGGCTGGGTGCAGTCGATCTACGAGGACCTAATACTAGAGGTGACCCTGGATGGCGGCGCCACGGTGCAGGCGCAGGTCGCCTACGTGGGAAACAGCGGCGCGCCGTTTGACCGGGGCGACCTCGACTTCGACGGCGCGCTCGACCCGGACGACTGGAACCTGTTCCGCAGCAACTTCTTCTCCGAGTTCGACGGCCTGACGGTTGCCGAGTCCTACGGCCTAGGCGACCTGGACGGCGACGGCGACAACGACCACGACGACTTCCTGCTGTTCAAGGCCGACTACACCGCCGCCAACGGCGCCGCCGCCTTCGCCGGCCTGCTGCAGGCGCCCGAGCCGGGCGCCGCGTTGCTGGCGTCGGTCGCGGTGGCGTTCGGGTGCGCCCGCCGGCGGCGCCAACGCTCCGCGTCTCCTGTTAGCTTGCTGACGCTCGCCGTGGCGGCCGGCGTGGCCGGGCTGGCCGGCGGCGACGCCGAGGCCGCGCTGACCCACCAGTACACGTTCAACAGCGGGCTGACCGATAGCGTCGGCGGCGTCGACGGCCAGGCGTTCGGCGCCGCGGCTGTGGACGGCCAGGGCAAGTTGAGCTTGCCAGGCGGCTCGGGCGACTACGTCGGGTTCGACGCGTCGCAGATCGGCATCTCGTCGTACACCGACCTGACCATCGAGACCTGGTTCACCGCCGACAACCACCAGACCTGGGCGCGGCTGTTCGACTACGGCGACCGCTCGGTCGCCAACGAGGGCTACGTCTACTACTCGCCGCAGAGCGGGCTGGGCGGCAACCCCGCGCTGGCCCGGTTCACCACCCAGGCCGACATCACGGCAATCACGTCGGCGTCGCCGCCGACCGGCGTGCAGCACCACCTGGCGTTTGTCATCGACGACAACGCCAACGGCGGGGCGGATCAGTTCTCGGTGTACCTCAACGGCGTGCTGGCCGGGACGACCGCGCACAACAAATCGCTCAGCGACGTGATCGACACTAACGCGTTCTTGGGCCGGTCGACGTTTGTCGGGAACGACCCGTTCTTCGACGGCTCGATCGACGAGTTCCGCATCTACGACCACGCGCTGTCGGCGAGCGAGGTCGACCAGAATTTCCTGGCCGGCCCGACCCCGGTCGCGTCGATGGTGCTGTACGTGAACACCATCTCGGGCGACCTGACCCTGTCCACCACTGACGCCAGCCCGGTCAGCATCGACTACTATGCCGTCAGGAGCGCGGCCGGCGCGCTGAGCACCACCGGCTGGGTCAGCCTGGACGATCAGGGCTTGGGGGCCGGCGCCGGCCCGGGCCAGGGCTGGGAGGAGGCGGACCTGTCCGACCCGACCGAGCTGGGCGAGCTGTACCTGCTGGGGACATCGCCGGTGGCGGGCGACGCGCCGCTGCCGCTCGGCGCGGCGTACGACCCGTCGGTCTTCGGCGCGGGCGCCCCGGGCGACCTGATCTTCGAGTTCGGCCTGCAAGGCGCCAAGGCGATCGCCGGCCAGGTGGTCTACGTCGCCCGGGCGCCGGGCGACTACAACAACGACGGCGCCACTGACGCGGCCGACTACACCGTGTGGCGCGACAGCCTGGGCGCCACAGGGCTGGCGCCGTTCACCTCGGCCGACGGCAACGGCGACGGCCGGGTTACCCAGGAAGACTACGCGGTCTGGCGGGACAGCTACGGGCTCACCGCGGCCGGCGCCGCCGCGCAGGCCGCGCCGGAGCCAATGGCAGCCGGTTTGACAGCGCTCATGGCAATCTCGTTTAGCCTGACGCAGCGCACGCGGGTAGGCTGCTAG
- a CDS encoding carbohydrate porin has translation MRLRTALRLPAGVRRCLSALCLAASVCAAAGAQDDTQTLLRELQQEVQQLRAQVERDRTAIETRQTDLEQRVRTRGEEAFSRIESLEGTEAELQRQLELRVPSYDALPQSAAQELADGLSLTERLENLIIFHGYLRSGFGSNGRGGGQDPFQAPGAPAKYRLGNEADTYGEIIFDKEWSPDRKKPQFRGEVMIAFQTRQNDTFDVDNDVYLVREAMVEAKNFAIAPDWVWWAGQRYYDRHDIHINDFFYLDMSGYGGGVREIDLGCCTLDIAYLGGSLEDVITHRGVLTGHHLDMRLQDVPAPFGRAILWLDLAIRPGGDLPDARRVENSRGAAGGVIHIVEDVLGGFNKAALLHGRDAAASFSTSLSDPFTTLDATRQTLAAEVLTVQPADWLSMQMAFVWRSVENDSIPDSRVVWTSGGLRPILHLTEYWALAFEYGADHVDNDNLGVAGTLQKFTIAPELRAGNQFFSRPSLRAFCTYAVWPEQFEGLVGGPAYAMSTDGFSMGCQVETWW, from the coding sequence ATGCGGCTCCGAACCGCCCTGCGACTGCCGGCCGGCGTCAGGCGCTGCCTGTCTGCGCTCTGCCTCGCGGCAAGCGTGTGCGCGGCGGCCGGCGCGCAGGACGACACGCAGACCCTGCTGCGCGAGCTCCAGCAGGAGGTGCAGCAGTTGCGGGCGCAGGTCGAGCGGGACCGCACCGCGATCGAGACGCGTCAGACCGACCTCGAGCAGCGGGTCCGCACGCGCGGCGAGGAGGCGTTCAGCCGGATCGAGTCGCTAGAGGGGACCGAGGCCGAGCTGCAACGCCAGCTCGAGCTGCGGGTGCCGTCCTACGACGCGCTGCCGCAATCGGCCGCGCAGGAGCTCGCCGACGGGCTCAGCCTGACCGAGCGGCTCGAGAACCTCATCATCTTCCACGGCTACCTGCGGTCGGGATTTGGCTCCAACGGCCGCGGCGGCGGGCAGGACCCGTTCCAGGCGCCCGGCGCGCCGGCTAAGTACCGGCTCGGCAACGAGGCCGATACGTACGGCGAGATCATCTTCGACAAGGAGTGGTCGCCGGACCGCAAGAAGCCGCAGTTCCGCGGCGAGGTGATGATCGCGTTCCAGACCAGGCAGAATGACACCTTCGACGTCGACAACGACGTCTACCTCGTGCGTGAGGCGATGGTCGAGGCCAAGAACTTCGCCATCGCACCGGACTGGGTTTGGTGGGCGGGGCAGCGCTACTACGACCGGCACGACATCCACATCAACGACTTCTTCTACCTCGACATGTCCGGCTACGGCGGCGGCGTCCGTGAGATCGACCTCGGCTGCTGTACCCTCGACATTGCGTACCTGGGCGGGTCGCTCGAGGACGTGATCACGCACCGCGGCGTGCTGACCGGCCACCACCTCGACATGCGCCTGCAGGACGTGCCGGCGCCGTTCGGCAGGGCGATCCTGTGGCTCGACCTGGCGATCCGGCCCGGCGGCGACCTGCCCGACGCCCGCCGGGTGGAGAACTCGCGCGGGGCGGCGGGCGGGGTGATCCACATCGTCGAGGACGTGCTGGGCGGCTTCAACAAGGCGGCGCTGCTGCACGGCCGAGACGCCGCGGCCAGCTTCTCCACGAGCCTCTCCGATCCGTTCACCACGCTCGACGCCACCCGCCAGACGCTGGCCGCCGAAGTGCTGACCGTGCAGCCCGCCGACTGGCTCAGCATGCAGATGGCGTTCGTGTGGCGGTCGGTCGAGAACGACAGCATCCCCGACTCGCGGGTGGTGTGGACCTCCGGCGGCCTCCGCCCGATCCTCCACCTGACCGAGTACTGGGCGTTGGCATTCGAGTACGGCGCCGACCACGTCGATAACGACAACCTGGGCGTCGCGGGTACCCTGCAGAAGTTCACCATCGCCCCCGAGCTGCGGGCCGGCAACCAGTTCTTCTCCCGCCCTTCGCTGCGGGCGTTTTGCACCTACGCGGTGTGGCCCGAGCAGTTCGAGGGGCTGGTCGGCGGCCCCGCCTACGCGATGTCGACGGACGGGTTCTCGATGGGCTGCCAGGTCGAAACCTGGTGGTGA
- a CDS encoding glycosyltransferase family 2 protein codes for MKPRSRCLTALPVYNERAHLTSVLDEVRRHAKDVLVVDDGSTDGVGECLDKRTDIYVETHAQNRGYGAALRTAFDYAIKHDYLVVVTIDCDGQHEPQRISELFDACSNADIASGSRYLGLDEATAGAAPADRRRINRQITQELNDRLGLSITDAFCGFKAYRVEALKRLDLTEDGYAMPLELWVQAVHRRLRITEVPVPLIYLDEERSFGGALDESAKRLAYYREVVDRAVAALPSPLVPGVSQDPVPLSMDPCLSQDK; via the coding sequence ATGAAACCGCGTTCCCGCTGCCTTACCGCCCTGCCCGTCTACAACGAGCGCGCCCACCTGACCTCGGTGCTGGATGAGGTCCGACGGCACGCCAAGGATGTCCTGGTTGTTGACGACGGCTCCACCGACGGCGTCGGGGAGTGCCTCGACAAGCGGACCGACATCTACGTCGAAACCCACGCACAGAACAGGGGTTACGGCGCCGCGCTGCGGACCGCGTTCGACTACGCCATCAAGCACGACTACCTGGTGGTGGTGACCATCGACTGCGATGGCCAGCACGAGCCGCAGCGGATCTCCGAGCTGTTCGACGCCTGCAGCAACGCCGACATCGCCTCCGGCAGCCGCTACCTCGGGCTCGACGAGGCCACCGCCGGCGCCGCCCCCGCCGACCGCCGCCGCATCAACCGGCAGATCACCCAGGAGCTGAACGACCGCCTCGGGCTGTCCATCACCGACGCCTTCTGCGGCTTCAAGGCCTACCGCGTTGAAGCGCTCAAGCGGCTCGACCTCACGGAGGACGGGTACGCCATGCCGCTGGAATTGTGGGTCCAGGCCGTCCACCGCCGGCTGCGGATTACCGAGGTCCCGGTGCCGCTCATCTACCTCGACGAGGAACGCAGCTTCGGCGGCGCCCTCGACGAGTCCGCCAAACGCCTTGCCTATTACCGCGAGGTCGTCGATCGCGCGGTCGCCGCCCTCCCTTCGCCACTAGTGCCGGGCGTGTCGCAGGACCCGGTCCCGCTGAGCATGGACCCGTGCCTCTCGCAGGACAAGTAG
- a CDS encoding CBS domain-containing protein gives MDFQLSLSSESVGATQPDTPLATAPDEPLANVLGLLRAQKQAAVMVCDGAKLVGIFTERDALRLLAEGADLAAPVSSAMSTDLMTIRPETTVGQAIRLMSEGGYRHLPVVDPDDSPTGVVAVRGIVHYLVEHFPDAVYTQSPTGDRPTAEREGA, from the coding sequence GTGGACTTCCAGCTCAGTCTTTCGAGTGAGAGCGTCGGCGCTACTCAGCCCGACACCCCCCTAGCAACCGCACCCGACGAGCCACTCGCGAACGTGCTGGGGCTGTTACGCGCCCAGAAGCAGGCCGCGGTGATGGTCTGCGACGGCGCCAAGCTGGTTGGCATCTTCACCGAGCGCGACGCGCTGCGGCTGCTTGCGGAGGGCGCGGACCTTGCGGCCCCGGTCTCCTCCGCGATGTCGACCGACCTGATGACCATCCGGCCGGAGACCACGGTCGGGCAGGCGATCCGCCTGATGTCCGAGGGGGGCTACCGCCACTTGCCGGTGGTCGACCCGGACGACTCGCCCACGGGCGTGGTGGCGGTGCGGGGGATTGTCCACTACCTGGTGGAGCACTTCCCGGACGCCGTGTACACGCAATCGCCGACCGGCGACCGCCCCACCGCCGAGCGCGAAGGCGCCTGA